TGCCCTGAGAGGGCCAATACGACTTCGCCCATAGGGTAAGAGGGCATTTGTGTTGATGTGGTCGTTTTTGAATTGGTTATTTTCATTTCATCAATCTTTGATTGGCCGAAAGAACCAAGTCCCACCTTGCATGTGAGACCAAATAGAACCTGACTGCTCGTCAAAACATTTTGAGCCTACAAATTTATTCCAAAAACGGACATCAAATAAACAATAGCAATAAACTTCATAAACACCTCGTAGGCACAGCTCACCCTTTGGCGAAGAAGTTCACTATGCCCAAAAAGAAATCAAATCTTGGCACTTAGGCCAAGGTTTGATTGGAATTGTAGACAACTTGAACCAACGTCTATACTGTATGATTTTTAATAGGAGTTTTTATGTTTAAATTGATATTTGTAATTACTTGTTCTTTTTTAGCGAATTCTGCGATGGCCAAATCTAATATTGTCGGAACTTGGATTAATAACGGCAAAATCTTATCTATTCAGATTGTCGATGACCCAGCAGCTTCTCCTTTCGTGGCAGGAAAAATCTGGGCGGCAATGGCTGGATCAGGAAGTTCCAAAACTATCAAGACACAAAACTTTGAATTAAAGTGCTCTGGCGCAACTGATATAAGCGGAAAGTCATTCGGAAATTGCAAAATAAAGGTTGCTAGAGACATTTTGGTAATTAATCCAGGACAGTCTGAACTTGTGATTAGCCAAGAAGAAGAAAATATAATAATCAGAAACGAATTCAGCCGACCGCCTTCTGGAGATAATCTATACATAGGCTCTGGTTCAAGCGATCAAAATGGCAAAGAAATATTTATTTTTGAAGTCAATTGGCCTCACAATTTTATTGGGATTGTTTTTAGCAACTCAGTTATTTCCGAATAAAACCCCTGAGTTTTGAAATTTAAAAATCACAAGCCACTGAGTCTTTTGGGCCAGTGGCTATTTTTTAAAAGTGAATTGTTTTGGGCCCAACTTTTCAATACTATCCTTTATGATCAGGTCAGGATCGAGAACCATTCTGTCATCGTCCGCTTTCGATAGTCAGTTGCTAATTTTGAGCAATAAGTTCAGATCAGGTTGCTGAAGAAAATGAAATGATTTTAGGATTTATTTCTTTGTCTTTTCCATATTGGGACCGAATTGCAATGACTCATCATCTTGTAATTTCACCTGAATGCAGAGGGCTTGGCTTTGGCACAAAGCTCATAACTACTGTTATTGAATTTTGTAAAAAAAGTGGCATGAAGAAGCTCACCCTTAGATCGGCTCTTTGGAATTCAAGGGCCACAGATCTTTACAAAAAGTGTGGCTTTATTCCAAGAGCTGTGTTTGCAGATTATTTTGGTGATGGCAATGACATGGTCTGGATGGATTTAGATCTTTAGAGATAAATACTATTTCGAACCTCTTTTTCAAAGGGGAACTGCCATGGAATTTCAATATCAAAATGTTAGACCCTCGCATTAGGAATAGCCCTTGGGGCTAAAAAAATTACTGAAATGGCTATTTAATTTGTCGAACTTCGTATTTTCTGCTTTAAAGTGACACATCAAGAAATAAGGAGAATTTTATGAAGTTAATTTTAAGTTTGGTTTTTTTAGGCGGCACGGTATTGGCTCAATCTCAGGGAAACATATGGGATCAATTATCGCGATGTGAGACCTCCTGTTCCTCACGATGCCTAAAGTTAACCTCAGACTTAAGGGAGCAATTAGATCGCGTCGATTCGTCTTGTTCCGCTTCCCAACCTGTTGATCAAAAATTGTTTCAGGAAATTTATGAGTACGCTAAATCAAGTTCTGGCATGTGGTTGAATCCTGATGAAGCTAGGGCATTCGCTGAAAAAATGATCGAAAAAACCAACACGAAATCACGTTTTCCTATTTTTAAAGAGGCCTATGTGTATGCAAAATCAAGTTCAGGACTTTGGTTAAATCCAGAACCGGCTCGTGAATTCGCTATGAAAATCTTTAACCATCGAAATAGCGAGCAAGCTTTAAAATGTTACAAAGAAGCCTACACTTACGCAAAATCAAGTTCAGGCTTATGGTTAAACCCTGATCCTGCCCGCGAGCATGCAGAAAAAGTCTGCAAAATTTGAAAAATGGCAGCGTCCCGAAAGTGGTAGAAATCAAAAAGGGAGTACTCCAGGAAGCTAAAGAATAAGTCTTCAGCAATTAAATCGCTAGACCTAAGATCAAATTTTCGATCGGAAACTCCTCAAACATCAAGCCTCATGGGTCTGCAAGTGTTTGGAAGTCAAATTTACGATATGTAGGTTAGTGGAATTTCTACCATGAAGGCAAAGAAAGCTTTGAA
The window above is part of the Deltaproteobacteria bacterium genome. Proteins encoded here:
- a CDS encoding GNAT family N-acetyltransferase, with protein sequence MILGFISLSFPYWDRIAMTHHLVISPECRGLGFGTKLITTVIEFCKKSGMKKLTLRSALWNSRATDLYKKCGFIPRAVFADYFGDGNDMVWMDLDL